From one Saprospiraceae bacterium genomic stretch:
- a CDS encoding ABC transporter permease — protein sequence MNTAWHALKAEVLKNKHSPIHGITLVAFALAPIFGGIIMFLMQSRGMDGLSGALRSKSEVLAIAADWPSYLSILTQAVGVGGILIFGFITSWLFGREFSDGTVKDLIALPVSRANILNAKFIYATTWCVALVICNLLLGLLIGFILGLSGWEWSFFARELNHYFLTTFLIILLNTPVAYFALWGKGYLSPLGLVTIMLVMSQILGALGVGQYFPWAVPGLYSGSGGAAYRSQLNYLSYALLFLTSIAGYFGSISYWSKKDLEK from the coding sequence ATGAATACTGCATGGCACGCGCTCAAGGCGGAAGTATTAAAAAATAAACATTCACCCATCCATGGAATCACTTTAGTTGCATTTGCTTTGGCACCGATATTTGGAGGTATCATCATGTTTTTGATGCAGTCCAGAGGTATGGATGGTTTGTCCGGTGCTCTGCGTTCCAAATCGGAAGTATTAGCTATAGCCGCCGATTGGCCATCATATCTCAGTATATTGACTCAAGCTGTTGGAGTAGGAGGGATCTTGATATTTGGATTTATCACCAGCTGGCTTTTTGGAAGGGAGTTTTCTGATGGCACCGTCAAAGACTTGATAGCCCTGCCTGTATCCAGAGCCAATATTTTGAATGCAAAATTTATTTATGCAACAACCTGGTGTGTAGCATTGGTGATCTGTAACCTGCTGCTTGGACTATTGATCGGTTTCATCCTGGGATTATCCGGATGGGAGTGGAGCTTTTTCGCCCGGGAGTTAAACCACTATTTCCTCACGACTTTTCTCATAATATTGTTGAATACTCCTGTCGCTTACTTTGCTTTATGGGGCAAGGGGTATCTTTCTCCACTGGGATTGGTCACGATCATGCTGGTCATGTCTCAGATACTTGGAGCACTCGGTGTGGGACAATATTTCCCCTGGGCAGTGCCTGGCTTATACAGCGGTAGTGGAGGCGCAGCGTATCGATCACAGTTGAACTATCTGAGTTATGCTTTGTTATTCCTGACAAGTATAGCAGGATATTTTGGGTCAATAAGTTATTGGTCGAAGAAGGATTTGGAAAAATAG
- a CDS encoding ABC transporter substrate-binding protein, producing MKNWRFISLSLLLVIGCNHKDTNVPVVGFVDAFEDNTIGQAKTGFIDALEQAGYEEKKGTLKIIYRNAQGNIPTLTQIVNYFIAQEVSLIATNPSLSTITAVQNTKTIPIFMMVSPSPELMKVNDAQGHAPDNLLGVGETLDYIDTSFLLIPKVVKSKSGPLTVGMLYNQSEPQSVEAMERIRNLATNNNITLIYQSVNSSADVPLVTASLLARNIDVFFANPDNIVFASFESILQSCNQKNIPIFTSEAGLVQRGALAAYGADIYQWGYQAGTQAAQYLKSKNLQGLHWEMVTLRKKVYNPVAAQKFGINIPTDFGSIQ from the coding sequence ATGAAAAATTGGCGATTCATTTCCTTGAGTCTGTTGTTAGTGATTGGGTGTAATCATAAGGATACGAATGTTCCGGTAGTGGGATTTGTAGATGCCTTTGAAGACAACACCATCGGGCAGGCGAAAACCGGGTTTATCGATGCACTGGAACAGGCCGGTTATGAAGAAAAAAAAGGTACGCTCAAAATTATTTATCGCAATGCTCAGGGCAATATCCCTACACTCACTCAGATAGTCAATTATTTTATTGCACAAGAGGTCTCACTCATAGCCACGAACCCATCTTTGTCTACGATTACCGCTGTACAGAACACCAAGACTATCCCCATATTTATGATGGTCTCTCCCTCACCAGAATTGATGAAAGTCAATGATGCACAAGGCCATGCTCCTGACAATTTGCTTGGGGTGGGAGAGACCTTGGACTATATAGACACTTCATTTTTACTCATTCCAAAAGTGGTAAAATCCAAATCAGGTCCTTTAACGGTCGGCATGTTATACAATCAATCCGAGCCTCAGTCAGTCGAAGCGATGGAACGCATCCGAAATCTGGCTACCAACAATAATATCACCCTTATCTATCAATCTGTCAATTCATCTGCAGATGTACCATTGGTTACAGCCTCTTTATTGGCAAGGAATATCGATGTGTTTTTTGCAAATCCCGACAACATTGTTTTTGCTTCATTTGAATCCATACTCCAATCATGTAATCAAAAAAATATCCCGATTTTTACGAGTGAAGCCGGATTGGTACAACGGGGTGCATTGGCAGCCTATGGCGCCGACATCTATCAATGGGGGTACCAGGCAGGCACGCAAGCTGCACAATATTTAAAATCAAAAAACCTCCAGGGATTACATTGGGAGATGGTCACCCTTAGGAAAAAAGTTTATAATCCCGTAGCCGCTCAAAAATTCGGAATTAATATACCTACTGACTTCGGGTCTATTCAATGA
- a CDS encoding ABC transporter permease: MSQFYLTALQLALCLGPMALGIFISMKVFNIPDITTDGSYTLGAVVTATGLIQHWPAWVILPACMCAGALAGVCTGVIHTKLKIDALLAGILVMTGLYSVNLIFLGRSNVPLINQPGIFTSVTIFQNVLFNQVVIAICITVLLMMILNYVLKTDFGIAMRATGNNPVMTKSMGINNDMVKILGLAIANALTGLSGYLVAQYQNFTDINMGIGIVITGLGSVLIADALKTWMHLTSIGWQIVLVIVGSILFQMVLAGTLAMGIDPNWLKLVTALFVLMIVALPRLTSALQKS; this comes from the coding sequence ATGAGTCAATTTTATCTCACGGCGCTTCAACTTGCTTTGTGCCTTGGTCCTATGGCATTGGGTATATTCATTTCGATGAAGGTTTTTAATATCCCTGATATCACCACAGACGGCAGTTATACTTTGGGTGCCGTAGTGACGGCGACAGGGCTTATTCAACATTGGCCAGCCTGGGTCATACTGCCGGCTTGCATGTGCGCAGGGGCGCTTGCGGGCGTGTGTACAGGCGTGATCCATACTAAATTGAAAATCGATGCCTTGCTGGCTGGTATCCTGGTGATGACCGGATTGTATTCCGTCAACCTGATTTTTCTGGGAAGGTCTAACGTACCCCTGATCAATCAACCGGGCATATTTACTTCGGTCACTATTTTTCAGAATGTACTTTTTAATCAGGTTGTTATAGCGATCTGTATAACGGTGCTGCTTATGATGATATTGAATTATGTTCTCAAGACCGATTTTGGCATAGCGATGCGAGCCACAGGCAACAATCCGGTCATGACTAAATCAATGGGTATCAATAACGACATGGTCAAGATACTCGGACTAGCCATCGCCAATGCCCTCACCGGCCTGAGTGGTTATCTCGTGGCTCAATACCAAAACTTTACAGATATCAATATGGGTATCGGCATCGTCATCACTGGCCTGGGATCGGTCCTGATAGCAGATGCCCTCAAGACCTGGATGCACCTCACCAGCATTGGCTGGCAGATCGTCCTGGTGATCGTAGGAAGCATATTGTTTCAAATGGTATTGGCAGGTACCCTGGCTATGGGTATCGATCCCAATTGGCTAAAACTGGTTACTGCGTTATTTGTTTTAATGATCGTAGCCTTGCCTCGACTGACCAGCGCTTTGCAAAAAAGTTGA
- a CDS encoding ATP-binding cassette domain-containing protein: MISLRHISKIFNQGKINEVIALDDISLDIHQGEFVVIIGANGSGKTTLMNIIEGSELPTEGSISIKDTEVTALPEYKRSKWVARVFQNPTNGTAPDLTILDNFRLAALRTQRKNVTIGTNAAFRKRVQEKISSLGMGLENKISQAMGSLSGGQRQALTLLMSVMDDTDILLLDEPTAALDPKSALVVMRLAEKLNQDMGITTILITHNLKDALQYGDRLIQFQEGKIVCDIDKGSKANLMLQDIYGWFA; encoded by the coding sequence ATGATTTCGCTACGACACATTAGCAAGATTTTTAATCAGGGAAAAATAAATGAAGTCATTGCATTGGATGACATCTCCCTGGATATACATCAGGGCGAGTTTGTCGTCATCATTGGTGCTAACGGCAGTGGCAAGACTACCCTGATGAATATCATAGAAGGTTCTGAATTGCCTACTGAAGGGTCTATCAGTATAAAGGATACAGAGGTGACGGCGCTTCCTGAATACAAACGCAGCAAGTGGGTCGCACGCGTATTTCAAAATCCTACCAATGGTACTGCCCCTGACCTGACTATCCTGGACAATTTTAGGCTGGCAGCGTTGCGAACTCAGCGCAAAAACGTGACGATTGGCACGAATGCGGCATTCCGAAAGCGGGTCCAGGAGAAAATCAGTAGTTTGGGTATGGGACTCGAAAACAAGATCAGTCAAGCTATGGGCAGCCTATCAGGTGGCCAGCGCCAGGCGCTGACCTTACTCATGAGTGTCATGGACGATACAGATATCTTGCTGTTAGACGAACCCACCGCGGCGCTGGATCCCAAGTCTGCCCTGGTCGTCATGCGACTGGCAGAAAAATTAAATCAGGATATGGGCATCACCACGATCCTGATCACGCACAATTTAAAAGATGCTTTACAATACGGGGATCGGTTGATCCAATTCCAGGAGGGAAAGATCGTATGTGATATCGATAAAGGATCAAAAGCAAATCTTATGCTGCAGGATATTTATGGATGGTTTGCATGA
- a CDS encoding adenylate/guanylate cyclase domain-containing protein, producing the protein MSQIRRLAAIMFTDIVGYTALMGNDEKKAFQLLQRNREIQRPVIEEFGGTWIKELGDGVMASFNSVTDSVYAAIKIQEVCNKTNEFLLRIGIHHGEVVFEDQDVFGDVVNIASRLQALSTPGSIWVSESVHHNIVNKQGIVSRYLKQEILKNVREPVNIYEVLSEEQSQLQPGSHNKKANSAILPDFEYDLYISYRANDNKYIPSGTKTGTGGGWVTEMVEKLKQELEATLKDRLSIHFDRSQDDFRTDLSTSTGPIEHAVKALIFIPIISQTYCDTNSAVWKEEFLQFKTESSTDRLGRNIKLSGDSSTSRFLPIKIHDLDPEDLHLLEEELSGELRSIDFIYREQGVNRPLRPVDDEIISDSSRIFYRKKSRKYSSASL; encoded by the coding sequence ATGTCTCAGATCCGTCGACTTGCAGCTATCATGTTTACTGACATCGTTGGTTATACTGCATTGATGGGTAATGATGAAAAAAAAGCATTTCAACTCCTTCAACGCAACAGGGAGATTCAAAGACCAGTGATCGAAGAATTTGGGGGTACATGGATCAAAGAACTGGGTGATGGAGTAATGGCTAGCTTCAATTCGGTGACAGATTCGGTATACGCGGCGATTAAAATTCAGGAAGTGTGTAATAAAACCAACGAATTTTTATTGCGTATCGGTATTCACCATGGGGAAGTTGTGTTTGAAGACCAGGATGTTTTTGGAGATGTCGTAAACATCGCCTCCAGGCTTCAGGCTTTATCTACACCCGGATCTATATGGGTTTCCGAATCAGTACATCACAATATTGTCAATAAGCAAGGCATTGTGTCCCGTTATTTGAAACAGGAGATACTAAAAAACGTGAGAGAACCCGTAAATATATACGAAGTCTTAAGCGAAGAGCAAAGCCAATTGCAACCGGGCTCTCACAATAAAAAAGCCAATTCCGCTATCCTTCCTGACTTTGAATATGATTTATATATAAGTTATCGGGCTAACGACAATAAATATATTCCTTCCGGGACCAAAACAGGAACAGGGGGTGGCTGGGTCACAGAAATGGTTGAAAAGTTAAAGCAAGAACTTGAAGCAACGCTCAAAGACAGACTTTCTATTCACTTTGACCGGAGTCAGGATGATTTCAGGACAGATTTATCAACTTCCACCGGGCCCATCGAACATGCTGTCAAAGCGCTGATTTTTATTCCCATTATTTCACAGACCTACTGTGACACCAATTCTGCTGTCTGGAAAGAAGAATTCCTGCAATTTAAGACTGAATCAAGCACTGATCGATTAGGCCGAAACATTAAATTGTCTGGTGACAGTTCTACCTCACGGTTTCTACCAATCAAGATACACGACCTTGATCCGGAAGATTTACACCTATTAGAAGAAGAACTTTCCGGAGAATTACGATCCATTGATTTTATTTACCGTGAGCAGGGAGTGAACAGACCATTGCGTCCCGTAGATGATGAGATCATTTCAGATTCATCGCGAATATTCTATCGGAAAAAAAGCCGCAAATATTCTTCAGCCAGTTTGTAA